One genomic window of Piliocolobus tephrosceles isolate RC106 chromosome 19, ASM277652v3, whole genome shotgun sequence includes the following:
- the LOC111552987 gene encoding atherin-like, protein MPSLPDNILARVRPPRRPAAPLSLAGGPGFEDPASRRRDSPANKRGSRKPTDAKGVGRRWEAAGLSPTRRRKITRCGNVAGALRRRLFPQAPAEGPAESLAGRPRGPQPCSGAEREPMQPGSIPCPSPVPGAPPASEPSTWPQGRRDHPPPIPTAPPCLPFPGPVSSPPLPPPLSGRRFGGPDRVLAGN, encoded by the coding sequence atgcccagcctccccGACAACATCCTCGCCAGGGTGCGCCCGCCCCGCCGGCCCGCGGCTCCGCTGTCCCTGGCGGGCGGCCCTGGGTTCGAGGACCCGGCTTCCCGGAGGCGCGACTCTCCAGCAAACAAGCGGGGCTCCAGAAAACCCACCGACGCGAAGGGGGTGGGCAGAAGGTGGGAAGCCGCGGGGCTGTCGCCCACCCGGAGGCGGAAGATAACGCGCTGTGGAAACGTGGCAGGAGCCTTGAGGCGGCGTCTTTTTCCTCAGGCGCCCGCCGAGGGTCCCGCGGAAAGCCTCGCGGGCCGCCCTCGCGGCCCGCAGCCCTGCTCTGGCGCCGAGCGGGAGCCCATGCAACCTGGTTCcatcccctgcccctcccctgtcCCCGGTGCGCCGCCCGCCAGCGAACCTTCGACGTGGCCGCAGGGGCGCCGGGACCACCCTCCCCCGATACCCACAGCCCCGCCATGTCTGCCTTTCCCCGGCCCGGTCTCCTcaccgccgctgccgccgccgctcTCCGGCCGGAGATTCGGCGGCCCAGACCGTGTCCTGGCCGGGAACTGA
- the BTG3 gene encoding protein BTG3, producing MKNEIAAVVFFFTRLVRKHDKLKKEAVERFAEKLTLILQEKYKNHWYPEKPSKGQAYRCIRVNKFQRVDPDVLKACENSCILYSDLGLPKELTLWVDPCEVCCRYGEKNNAFIVASFENEDENKDEISRKVTRALDKVTSDYHSGSSSSDEETSKEMEVKPNSVTAAASPVYQISELIFPPLPVWHPLPRKKPGMYRGNGHQNHYPPPVPFGYPNQGRKNKPYRPIPVTWVPPPGMHCDRNHWINPHMLAPH from the exons atgaagaacgAAATTGCTGCCGTTGTCTTCTTTTTCACAAGGCTAGTTCGAAAACATGATAAGTTGAAAAAAGAGGCAGTTGAGAGGTTTGCTGAGAAATTGACCCTAATacttcaagaaaaatataaaaatcactgGTATCCAGAAAAACCATCGAAAGGACAGGCCTACAG ATGTATTCGTGTCAATAAATTTCAGAGAGTTGATCCTGATGTCCTGAAAGCCTGTGAAAACAGCTGCATCTTGTATAGTGACCTGGGCTTGCCAAAGGAGCTCACTCTGTGGGTGGACCCATGTGAGGTGTGCTGTCG gtATGGAGAGAAAAACAATGCATTCATTGTTGCCAGCTTTGAAAATGAAGATGAGAACAAGGATGAGATCTCCAGGAAAGTTACTAGGGCCCTTGATAAGGTTACCTCTGATTATCATTCAGGATCCTCTtcttcagatgaagaaacaagtAAGGAAATGGAAGTGAAACCCAATTCGGTGACTGCAGCCGCAAGTCCTGTGTACCAG ATTTCAGAACTTATATTTCCACCTCTTCCAGTGTGGCATCCTTTGCCCAGAAAAAAGCCAGGAATGTATCGAGGGAATGGCCATCAGAATCACTATCCTCCTCCTGTTCCATTTGGTTATCCAAAtcagggaaggaaaaataaaccatATCGCCCAATTCCAGTGACATGGGTACCTCCTCCTGGAATGCATTGTGACCGGAATCACTGGATTAATCCTCACATGTTAGCACCTCACTAA